The following are from one region of the Gloeomargarita lithophora Alchichica-D10 genome:
- the trpC gene encoding indole-3-glycerol phosphate synthase TrpC, with protein MVSIRRTRPYLSPQIRRLGYQLELATQPQHILEEIVWAKETEVQGLREHLPLHELQKQVLSAPVPQDFLGALQAPPQPGLIGEVKKASPSKGIIRADFDPVAIAQSYEKAGARCISVLTDAQFFQGSWDYLSQIRQAVSLPLLCKEFIIYPYQIYLARCRGASAVLLIAAILSDQDLHYFNRIIHALGMVALVEVHTLGELARVLGMAGVNLIGINNRNLENFTTDLSTTESLLAQKFPEIQKRGIVMVSESGIHTPEDVMRVKKAGVQGILVGESLMKQADIELAVQNLLREVK; from the coding sequence ATGGTTTCTATTCGGCGCACTCGTCCCTACCTATCCCCGCAAATTCGGCGGTTAGGCTATCAGTTGGAACTAGCGACCCAACCCCAACATATTCTGGAGGAAATTGTCTGGGCAAAAGAGACAGAAGTCCAAGGTTTACGGGAGCATTTACCCCTACATGAATTGCAAAAACAAGTACTTAGCGCGCCCGTTCCCCAGGATTTTTTAGGTGCGTTGCAAGCCCCCCCCCAACCGGGGTTAATTGGGGAAGTCAAAAAAGCCTCCCCCAGTAAAGGCATAATTCGGGCGGATTTTGACCCGGTAGCCATTGCCCAGAGCTACGAAAAGGCCGGAGCACGCTGTATTTCCGTGTTGACGGATGCACAATTTTTCCAAGGGAGTTGGGATTATTTGAGCCAAATTCGCCAAGCGGTTTCCCTGCCCCTATTGTGCAAAGAATTTATTATTTATCCCTACCAAATTTATCTCGCCCGTTGTCGGGGAGCCTCGGCGGTGCTATTAATTGCCGCCATTTTATCCGACCAGGATTTGCATTATTTCAATCGCATCATCCACGCCCTAGGCATGGTGGCTTTAGTGGAGGTGCATACGTTAGGAGAATTGGCACGGGTTTTAGGGATGGCGGGGGTGAATCTGATTGGCATTAACAACCGCAATTTAGAAAATTTCACCACGGATTTAAGCACTACTGAAAGTCTATTGGCGCAAAAATTCCCTGAGATACAAAAACGGGGAATTGTGATGGTCAGTGAATCCGGCATTCATACGCCTGAGGATGTAATGCGGGTCAAAAAGGCGGGAGTCCAGGGTATTTTAGTAGGGGAATCTTTGATGAAACAAGCGGATATTGAACTGGCGGTACAGAATTTATTGCGTGAAGTTAAATAA
- a CDS encoding CobW family GTP-binding protein, producing MTQPMPGMAGVELPKQGLPVTIITGFLGSGKTTLLNYILQNRQELKVAVLVNEFGDINIDSQLLVSVDEGMVELSNGCICCTINDSLVDAVYSVLERQERIDYLVVETTGVADPLPVALTFLGTELRDLTHLDSILTVVDASAFAPDLFNSEVALSQLTYGDIVLLNKIDLVAPERVQELTRRISEMKAGARILTMTNGQVSLPLVLGVESPHSGLMPRQTHHDHDHHSDHHHDHDHHHHSDHLENDGFMAVSFTSEQPFHLEKFQLFLTDQLPTNVFRAKGVLWFDRSTLRYVFQLSGKRYSLDVDDRPVSPKNQLVFIGQNLDQEALLRDLQTCLAS from the coding sequence ATGACCCAACCAATGCCAGGGATGGCGGGTGTAGAATTGCCCAAACAGGGGTTGCCGGTGACGATTATCACCGGGTTTTTGGGGAGTGGCAAAACCACCTTGCTCAACTATATTTTGCAAAACCGGCAGGAGTTGAAGGTGGCGGTGCTGGTGAATGAATTTGGGGATATTAACATTGACAGTCAGCTTTTGGTGTCCGTGGATGAGGGCATGGTAGAACTGAGCAATGGTTGTATTTGTTGCACTATTAATGACAGTTTGGTAGATGCGGTGTATAGCGTTTTGGAGCGCCAGGAGCGGATTGATTATTTGGTGGTGGAAACCACGGGTGTCGCTGATCCCCTGCCCGTAGCACTCACTTTTTTAGGTACAGAATTGCGGGATTTGACGCATTTAGATTCGATTTTGACGGTGGTGGATGCCTCCGCTTTTGCCCCGGATTTATTCAATAGCGAAGTGGCTTTGAGTCAACTGACCTATGGGGATATTGTTTTACTGAATAAAATTGATTTAGTTGCGCCGGAACGGGTGCAAGAATTGACCCGACGGATTAGCGAGATGAAGGCGGGTGCCCGCATTTTAACCATGACCAATGGGCAGGTATCCTTACCCTTGGTTTTGGGGGTAGAATCGCCCCACTCTGGATTGATGCCCCGGCAAACTCACCATGATCATGATCACCATTCTGACCATCACCATGATCACGATCATCATCACCATTCTGACCACCTGGAAAATGATGGTTTTATGGCGGTTTCCTTTACCAGTGAACAGCCATTTCATCTGGAGAAATTCCAACTTTTCTTAACGGATCAACTGCCGACCAATGTATTTCGAGCCAAGGGTGTGTTGTGGTTTGACCGCAGTACCTTGCGCTATGTGTTTCAACTCAGCGGCAAACGCTATAGTTTAGATGTAGATGACCGCCCTGTGTCGCCTAAAAATCAACTGGTTTTTATTGGACAAAACTTGGATCAAGAAGCTTTACTGCGGGATTTGCAAACCTGTTTGGCATCGTAG
- a CDS encoding hybrid sensor histidine kinase/response regulator: PALDFSGESDGDLGEFDFESLATTEFSESFASFEAAELGDLSALDEALNLGFEETLTDIPALDFSGESGGDLGEFDFESFATTELGESFASFEATELTDLSALDEELNLGFEETLTDIPALDFSGESGGDLGEFDFDAFETTELGEPFGESDLREALAENPESELGELGDFSFDAVSLDTEGFGEVSFANAPEIPDELSLNPSGLLGDTGSDLAATLSAFAGSEPEQMAFSQETDSAWTEMSLESLDEEMANLDDLVAAAVEPDGELDFDLSSVDEPDFTDLTTDLASELELPDLGADFSLDTDFGDLDQLLAAEPDLSDGDSQGQNWVATPAPTPAPSVAEPNPAVAEARGGLTEQTMRVPVRQLDNLSNLIGELVVSRNTLNEDQNQLRQFLENLLHQAHQLNDLSQRMQDLYERSLLEGALSASRGGGGSFLNLGQEGTLHSTGAEFDALEMDRFTGFHTLSQEIAERVLRVRESASDIGFMVEAFDEVVRSFQRITTGLQEGINNARMEPFSRVTDRLPRAVRNVALKCGKQVTLEMEGRETLVDKMILEKLTDPMTHLVNNAIVHGIGLPAQRQAAGQKPAGLIVIRAAYQGNQTVITVSDDGVGINPDRVKAKAIEKGVITPEQAATMGKQDIYQLLFAAGFSTKDQADEFAGRGVGLDVVRSNLAEIRGTVVVDSELGKGTTFTIRLPLTLSISKSLPCVVNHALVAFPMDGVADVPVDVTPDMLHTGTDGKPTIDWAGQRIPLRQLSELLRYGRLIGRANIYGTSTQEGVSVVVVNNLGRFVAFQIDQVLNEQEVVIKQLTGPVHKPLGIAGATILGDGRIMMIADILELVDLAMGQMPPPSAPLWHSIAPIEPETTDESTVLIVDDSIVVREMLSMTFSNKGYRVEQARDGQEAWEKLRDGLPCDLMFCDIEMPRMDGLELLSKVRRDGGLKGLPIAMLTSRGAERHRQMAIQLGANAYFTKPYLEETLLEAARRLLEGENLVTPNN, from the coding sequence TTCCGGCTTTAGATTTCAGCGGTGAATCGGACGGGGATTTGGGTGAATTTGATTTTGAATCGTTGGCAACCACGGAATTTAGCGAATCATTTGCATCCTTTGAAGCCGCAGAATTAGGCGATTTGAGCGCATTGGATGAGGCATTGAACCTGGGTTTTGAGGAAACATTAACCGACATTCCGGCTTTAGATTTCAGCGGTGAATCGGGCGGGGATTTGGGTGAATTTGATTTTGAATCGTTTGCAACCACGGAATTGGGCGAATCATTTGCATCTTTTGAAGCCACAGAATTAACCGATTTGAGCGCATTGGATGAGGAATTAAACCTGGGTTTTGAGGAAACATTAACCGACATTCCGGCTTTAGATTTTAGCGGTGAATCGGGCGGGGATTTGGGTGAATTTGATTTTGATGCGTTTGAAACCACGGAATTGGGCGAACCATTTGGGGAATCTGACCTGAGAGAAGCATTAGCAGAAAACCCAGAGAGTGAATTAGGTGAATTGGGTGATTTTAGCTTTGATGCTGTCAGTTTAGATACGGAAGGTTTTGGGGAAGTGAGTTTTGCCAATGCCCCGGAAATTCCTGATGAATTGAGCTTGAATCCTTCCGGGTTGCTGGGGGATACGGGGTCGGATTTGGCAGCGACTCTCTCCGCATTTGCCGGGTCAGAACCGGAGCAGATGGCGTTCAGCCAGGAAACTGATTCCGCTTGGACAGAAATGAGCCTGGAATCTCTGGACGAAGAGATGGCTAATTTGGATGATCTGGTTGCGGCGGCGGTGGAGCCAGATGGAGAACTGGATTTTGACCTGTCCAGTGTGGATGAACCGGATTTTACCGATTTGACCACCGATTTAGCTAGTGAATTGGAACTGCCGGATTTGGGGGCGGATTTTTCCCTGGATACGGACTTCGGGGATTTAGACCAGTTATTGGCCGCTGAACCAGATTTGTCCGACGGGGATAGCCAGGGGCAGAATTGGGTTGCTACCCCCGCTCCGACACCAGCTCCCTCGGTGGCAGAACCCAACCCAGCGGTTGCCGAGGCTCGGGGCGGTCTAACCGAGCAGACCATGCGGGTACCCGTGCGGCAGTTGGATAATCTAAGTAATTTGATTGGGGAATTGGTGGTTTCCCGGAATACCCTGAACGAAGACCAAAACCAACTGCGGCAATTTTTGGAAAACCTATTGCACCAGGCGCACCAACTGAATGACCTCAGCCAACGGATGCAGGATTTGTATGAACGTTCTCTCCTCGAAGGTGCCCTGAGTGCCAGTCGGGGTGGTGGAGGTAGTTTTCTCAATCTGGGGCAGGAAGGAACGCTCCACAGCACCGGGGCAGAATTTGATGCCTTGGAAATGGATCGGTTCACCGGATTTCATACCCTGTCCCAGGAGATCGCCGAGCGGGTACTGCGGGTGCGGGAGTCCGCCTCCGATATTGGCTTTATGGTGGAAGCCTTTGACGAAGTGGTACGCAGTTTCCAGCGGATTACCACGGGTTTGCAAGAGGGGATTAACAATGCCCGGATGGAACCTTTTTCGCGGGTAACGGATCGTCTGCCCCGGGCGGTGCGGAACGTGGCACTCAAGTGCGGCAAGCAGGTGACTTTGGAAATGGAGGGGCGGGAAACCCTGGTGGACAAAATGATCCTAGAAAAGCTCACCGACCCCATGACCCATTTGGTGAATAATGCCATCGTGCATGGGATTGGCTTACCTGCCCAACGGCAGGCGGCGGGGCAAAAACCGGCGGGGCTGATTGTGATTCGGGCGGCTTACCAGGGGAACCAAACCGTGATCACCGTCAGTGATGATGGGGTGGGGATCAATCCCGACCGGGTGAAGGCCAAGGCGATTGAGAAGGGGGTGATTACCCCGGAGCAGGCGGCCACCATGGGCAAGCAGGATATTTACCAACTGCTGTTTGCCGCTGGGTTTAGTACCAAAGACCAGGCGGATGAATTTGCCGGTCGGGGGGTGGGTTTGGACGTGGTGCGCTCGAACCTGGCGGAAATTCGGGGGACGGTGGTGGTGGATTCGGAGTTGGGTAAGGGCACCACCTTTACCATCCGCTTGCCCTTGACCCTGAGCATTTCCAAGTCCTTGCCCTGTGTGGTCAACCATGCCCTGGTGGCCTTCCCGATGGATGGGGTGGCGGATGTGCCGGTGGATGTGACCCCGGATATGCTCCACACGGGGACGGATGGGAAACCCACCATTGACTGGGCGGGGCAACGGATTCCCCTGCGCCAGTTGAGCGAACTATTGCGTTACGGGCGGTTGATTGGGCGGGCAAATATCTATGGCACCAGCACCCAGGAAGGGGTGTCGGTGGTGGTGGTCAATAACCTGGGGCGGTTCGTGGCCTTCCAGATCGATCAGGTGTTGAATGAGCAGGAAGTGGTGATCAAACAACTCACCGGCCCGGTGCATAAACCCCTGGGCATTGCGGGGGCAACCATTTTGGGGGATGGCCGGATCATGATGATTGCCGACATTCTGGAGTTGGTGGATTTGGCGATGGGACAAATGCCGCCTCCGAGTGCGCCCCTGTGGCATTCGATTGCCCCGATAGAACCGGAAACCACCGACGAATCTACCGTTTTGATCGTGGATGACTCGATTGTGGTACGGGAAATGCTCTCGATGACGTTTAGTAACAAAGGCTATCGGGTGGAGCAGGCGCGAGACGGGCAAGAAGCCTGGGAAAAACTGCGGGATGGCCTCCCCTGCGACCTGATGTTCTGCGATATTGAAATGCCCCGGATGGACGGGCTAGAACTGCTCTCCAAGGTACGCCGGGATGGGGGACTCAAGGGATTACCCATTGCCATGCTCACCTCCCGGGGGGCGGAACGGCACCGGCAAATGGCGATCCAACTAGGTGCCAACGCCTATTTTACGAAACCCTACCTGGAAGAAACCCTCCTGGAAGCCGCCCGCCGTCTCTTGGAGGGGGAAAACCTAGTCACCCCCAACAATTGA